A section of the Labrus bergylta chromosome 21, fLabBer1.1, whole genome shotgun sequence genome encodes:
- the LOC136177307 gene encoding uncharacterized protein yields the protein MLFLHRPSSIHLPTPTCILYPHPFFPRPLPASFTLIPSSHDPYLHPLPSSLLPSTPTCILYPHPFFPRPLPASFILIPSSLDPYLHPLPSSLLPSTPTCILSSLIPSSLDPYLHPLPSSLLPSTPTCILYPHPFFPRPLPASFTLIPSSLDPYLHPFIPHPFFPRPLPASFTLIPSSHDPYLHPLPSSLLPSTPTCILYPHPFFPRPLPASFTLIPSSLDPYLHPLPSSLLPSTPTCILSSLIPSSLDPYLHPLPSSLLPSTPTCILYPHPFFPRPLPASFHPSSLLPSTPTCILYPHPFFPRPLPASFTLIPSSLDPYLHPLPSSLLPSTPTFILYPHPFFPRPLPSSFTLIPSSLDPYLRPLPSSLLPSTPTFVLYPHPFFPRPLPSSFTLIPSSLDPYLHPFIPHPFFPRPLPASFTLIPSSLDPYLHPFIPHPFFPRPLPSSFTLIPSSLDPYLHPFIPHPFFPRPLPSSFTLIPSSLDPYLHPFIPHPFFPRPLPASFTLIPSSLDPYLHPLPSSLLPSTPTCILSSHIP from the coding sequence ATGTTGTTCCTCCATCGTCCTTCTTCCATTCACCTCCCCACCCCTACCTGCATCCTTTACCCTCATCCCTTCTTCCCTCGACCCCTACCTGCATCCTTTACCCTCATCCCTTCTTCCCACGACCCCTACCTGCATCCTTTACCCTCATCCCTTCTTCCCTCGACCCCTACCTGCATCCTTTACCCTCATCCCTTCTTCCCTCGACCCCTACCTGCATCCTTTATCCTCATCCCTTCTTCCCTCGACCCCTACCTGCATCCTTTACCCTCATCCCTTCTTCCCTCGACCCCTACCTGCATCCTTTCATCCCTCATCCCTTCTTCCCTCGACCCCTACCTGCATCCTTTACCCTCATCCCTTCTTCCCTCGACCCCTACCTGCATCCTTTATCCTCATCCCTTCTTCCCTCGACCCCTACCTGCATCCTTTACCCTCATCCCTTCTTCCCTCGACCCCTACCTGCATCCTTTCATCCCTCATCCCTTCTTCCCTCGACCCCTACCTGCATCCTTTACCCTCATCCCTTCTTCCCACGACCCCTACCTGCATCCTTTACCCTCATCCCTTCTTCCCTCGACCCCTACCTGCATCCTTTACCCTCATCCCTTCTTCCCACGACCCCTACCTGCATCCTTTACCCTCATCCCTTCTTCCCTCGACCCCTACCTGCATCCTTTACCCTCATCCCTTCTTCCCTCGACCCCTACCTGCATCCTTTCATCCCTCATCCCTTCTTCCCTCGACCCCTACCTGCATCCTTTACCCTCATCCCTTCTTCCCTCGACCCCTACCTGCATCCTTTACCCTCATCCCTTCTTCCCTCGACCCCTACCTGCATCCTTTCATCCCTCATCCCTTCTTCCCTCGACCCCTACCTGCATCCTTTACCCTCATCCCTTCTTCCCTCGACCCCTACCTGCATCCTTTACCCTCATCCCTTCTTCCCTCGACCCCTACCTGCATCCTTTACCCTCATCCCTTCTTCCCTCGACCCCTACCTTCATCCTTTACCCTCATCCCTTCTTCCCTCGACCCCTACCTTCGTCCTTTACCCTCATCCCTTCTTCCCTCGACCCCTACCTTCGTCCTTTACCCTCATCCCTTCTTCCCTCGACCCCTACCTTCGTCCTTTACCCTCATCCCTTCTTCCCTCGACCCCTACCTTCGTCCTTTACCCTCATCCCTTCTTCCCTCGACCCCTACCTGCATCCTTTCATCCCTCATCCCTTCTTCCCTCGACCCCTACCTGCATCCTTTACCCTCATCCCTTCTTCCCTCGACCCCTACCTTCATCCTTTCATCCCTCATCCCTTCTTCCCTCGACCCCTACCTTCATCCTTTACCCTCATCCCTTCTTCCCTCGACCCCTACCTGCATCCTTTCATCCCTCATCCCTTCTTCCCTCGACCCCTACCTTCATCCTTTACCCTCATCCCTTCTTCCCTCGACCCCTACCTGCATCCTTTCATCCCTCATCCCTTCTTCCCTCGACCCCTACCTGCATCCTTTACCCTCATCCCTTCT